A region of Selenomonadales bacterium 4137-cl DNA encodes the following proteins:
- a CDS encoding class I SAM-dependent rRNA methyltransferase → MDATAKIILRKGAQHRVEAGHPWVYQTELDTVEGDFAPGDIVDVYNFRRRFIGRGYINPRSQIIVRLLSREQEPIDREFFRRRLAAAWQWRQRFVAEPEYCRLVFGEADFLPALIVDKFGPYLVIQTLALGIDIYKDMIVGILEEMFNPAGVYERNDVPVRGLEGLEQRKGYLRGEFPTLIEVRENGIPFYADIENGQKTGFFYDQRENRAVLKDFVAGARVLDCFCHTGSFAVHALRYGAEHVSAVDISAPAVELAAKNAALNGMESRCDFQVANAFDVLRALSDERRQYDVVILDPPAFTKNRGGIEGAARGYKEINLRGLKLVRPGGFLVTCSCSYHMDRDFFAAIVLDAARDARRTVRQVEYRTQAKDHPILPAAPETNYLKFLVLEVL, encoded by the coding sequence ATGGATGCGACCGCCAAGATAATCCTGCGCAAAGGGGCGCAGCACCGCGTGGAGGCGGGCCACCCCTGGGTCTACCAGACCGAGCTCGACACCGTGGAGGGCGACTTCGCCCCCGGCGATATCGTCGACGTGTATAATTTCCGCCGGCGGTTCATCGGCCGCGGCTACATAAACCCCCGTTCGCAGATCATCGTACGCCTTCTGAGCCGCGAGCAGGAGCCGATCGATCGCGAGTTTTTCAGGCGCCGCCTTGCCGCCGCCTGGCAGTGGCGGCAGCGGTTCGTGGCCGAGCCGGAGTACTGCCGGCTGGTGTTCGGCGAGGCCGATTTCCTGCCCGCCCTGATCGTGGACAAGTTCGGGCCGTACCTCGTCATTCAGACGTTGGCCCTCGGCATCGACATATATAAGGATATGATTGTCGGCATCCTGGAGGAGATGTTCAACCCCGCCGGGGTGTACGAGCGCAACGACGTGCCGGTGCGCGGGCTGGAGGGGCTGGAGCAGCGCAAGGGCTATCTGCGGGGCGAGTTCCCGACCCTGATCGAGGTGCGCGAGAACGGCATTCCCTTTTACGCCGACATTGAGAACGGCCAGAAAACCGGCTTTTTCTACGACCAGCGCGAGAACCGCGCCGTGCTGAAGGATTTTGTGGCCGGCGCCCGCGTCCTCGACTGCTTTTGCCATACCGGTTCGTTCGCCGTGCACGCCCTCCGGTACGGGGCCGAGCATGTGAGCGCCGTCGACATCTCCGCGCCGGCCGTTGAGCTGGCGGCTAAAAACGCGGCCCTCAACGGCATGGAGAGCCGTTGCGATTTCCAGGTGGCCAACGCCTTCGACGTGCTGCGCGCCCTGTCCGATGAGCGCCGGCAGTACGACGTCGTCATTCTCGACCCGCCGGCCTTCACCAAGAACCGCGGCGGCATCGAGGGCGCAGCCCGCGGCTACAAGGAGATCAACCTGCGCGGCCTCAAGCTTGTCAGACCGGGCGGCTTTCTCGTGACCTGCTCATGCTCCTACCACATGGACCGCGACTTCTTCGCCGCCATCGTCCTCGACGCCGCCCGCGACGCCCGCAGGACGGTGCGCCAGGTGGAGTACCGGACACAGGCGAAGGATCACCCGATATTGCCGGCGGCGCCGGAGACGAATTATCTCAAGTTCTTGGTATTGGAAGTCTTGTAG
- a CDS encoding UvrB/UvrC motif-containing protein — protein sequence MLCDDCKEKPASVHITKIVNNQKTERHLCDSCAEKAGELSFSTEVNFAFQDFLKGMMGSSFAALPQHKSEAACPSCGLTYGDFGRSGKIGCGECYTVYGDRLEPLLRRIHGTSCHTGKVPRRGGGKLALRQRLRQLKGDLDRHVSREEYEQAARVRDEIKALEGRISAEKG from the coding sequence ATGCTGTGCGACGACTGTAAGGAAAAACCGGCCAGCGTGCATATCACCAAGATAGTAAACAACCAGAAGACCGAAAGGCATCTGTGCGATTCCTGCGCCGAAAAGGCGGGCGAATTGTCTTTTTCGACCGAAGTCAATTTCGCTTTCCAGGATTTTCTCAAGGGGATGATGGGCAGCAGTTTCGCGGCGCTGCCCCAGCATAAGAGCGAGGCGGCCTGCCCTAGCTGCGGCCTGACCTACGGGGATTTTGGCCGCAGCGGCAAGATCGGCTGCGGCGAGTGCTACACCGTTTACGGCGACCGGCTCGAACCGCTGCTGCGCCGTATCCACGGCACCAGCTGCCACACAGGCAAGGTGCCGCGCCGGGGCGGCGGCAAGCTGGCGCTTCGCCAGCGCCTGCGCCAGCTTAAAGGCGACCTGGACCGACACGTAAGCCGTGAGGAGTACGAGCAGGCCGCCAGGGTGCGCGACGAGATCAAGGCCCTCGAAGGGCGGATCAGCGCGGAGAAGGGGTGA
- a CDS encoding ATP-dependent Clp protease ATP-binding subunit gives MLNRFTDRARKVLTLAQQEAGRLGHNYIGTEHLLLGLLAEGEGVAAKALGTLNINLDTVRAQVESTIGRGEEHNGEIAYTPRAKKVIELSVEEAQSLGHNYIGTEHLLLGLVREGEGVAAQVLTGMGIAIDQLRQRVIELLGGYALQGPTPQSHQHGPAPKAAGGKQQQTSTPTLEEFGRDINKLAAEGKIDPVIGRENEIERVIQILSRRTKNNPVLIGEPGVGKTAIAEGLAQRIIEGKVPETLRDKRVISLNMGSMVAGTKYRGEFEERLKKVMDEIRRAGNVVLFIDELHTLIGAGAAEGAIDAANILKPALARGELQAIGATTLNEYKKHIEKDAALERRFQPITVGEPSEEEAVAILKGLRDKYEAFHRAQITDEAIEAAVKLSHRYISDRFLPDKAIDLMDEASSRVRLKAYVPPADVKEIEQRLAKTRTEKEAAIAAQEYERAASLRDEEKKIQEELENKQKEWKQAGGERITVTGEDIAQVVASWTGIPVKKLAEEESERLLKLEEVLHQRVVGQHEAVEAVARAVRRARSGLKDPKRPIGSFIFLGPTGVGKTELARALAEALFGDENAMIRMDMSEYMEKHTVARLVGAPPGYVGYDEGGQLTDAVRRKPFSVILFDEIEKAHYDVFNILLQILEDGRLTDSHGRVVDFKNTVIIMTSNAGAKHLKDSGTVGFLAGTGEGKEAAKSRVMEEVRRTFRPEFLNRVDEIIVFSSLSDEELKEVVDIMLRSVAKRLKDNDLGLEVGDRAKTRLLAEGKDYAYGARPLRRAIQKMVEDAIAEMMLKREAAAGDTVVVDADDNGQLTFSKKS, from the coding sequence ATGCTTAACAGATTCACCGACCGCGCTCGCAAGGTGCTGACCCTCGCGCAGCAGGAGGCTGGCCGCCTTGGCCACAACTATATCGGCACGGAACATTTGCTGCTGGGGCTGCTCGCCGAAGGCGAGGGCGTCGCCGCCAAGGCGCTCGGCACGCTGAATATAAATCTAGACACCGTTCGCGCCCAGGTGGAAAGCACCATCGGCCGCGGCGAGGAGCATAACGGGGAGATCGCTTATACGCCGAGGGCCAAGAAGGTTATCGAGCTGTCGGTGGAGGAGGCGCAAAGCCTCGGGCATAACTATATCGGCACCGAGCATCTGCTGCTCGGCCTCGTCCGCGAGGGCGAGGGGGTGGCCGCCCAGGTGCTCACTGGCATGGGCATTGCCATCGACCAGCTGCGCCAGCGGGTGATCGAGCTGCTGGGCGGGTACGCCCTGCAAGGGCCTACGCCCCAGTCCCACCAGCACGGTCCGGCGCCCAAGGCCGCCGGTGGCAAGCAGCAGCAGACGAGCACGCCCACGTTGGAGGAGTTTGGTCGCGATATCAACAAGCTGGCCGCCGAGGGCAAGATCGACCCGGTGATCGGCCGCGAGAACGAGATCGAGCGGGTTATCCAGATACTGAGCCGCCGCACCAAGAACAACCCGGTGCTCATCGGCGAGCCCGGCGTCGGCAAAACGGCGATCGCCGAGGGCCTCGCCCAGCGGATAATCGAGGGCAAGGTGCCGGAGACGCTGCGCGACAAGCGGGTGATCTCGCTGAATATGGGCTCGATGGTCGCCGGCACCAAGTACAGGGGTGAGTTCGAGGAGCGCCTGAAAAAGGTGATGGACGAGATCCGCCGCGCCGGCAATGTCGTGCTGTTTATCGATGAACTGCACACCCTCATCGGCGCCGGGGCGGCCGAGGGCGCGATCGACGCCGCCAACATCCTCAAACCCGCCCTGGCCCGCGGCGAGCTGCAGGCCATCGGCGCCACCACTCTCAACGAGTACAAGAAGCATATCGAGAAGGACGCCGCCCTGGAGCGACGTTTCCAGCCCATCACGGTGGGCGAGCCCAGCGAGGAGGAGGCTGTCGCCATCCTCAAGGGTCTGCGCGACAAGTACGAGGCTTTCCATCGCGCCCAGATCACCGATGAGGCCATCGAGGCGGCCGTCAAGCTCTCGCACCGCTATATCTCTGACCGGTTCCTGCCTGACAAGGCCATCGACCTTATGGACGAGGCGTCTTCGCGCGTGAGGCTGAAGGCATACGTGCCGCCGGCCGATGTCAAGGAGATCGAGCAGCGGCTGGCGAAGACCCGCACCGAAAAGGAGGCGGCCATCGCCGCCCAGGAGTACGAGCGGGCGGCCAGCCTGCGCGACGAAGAGAAGAAGATCCAGGAGGAGCTGGAGAACAAGCAGAAGGAGTGGAAGCAGGCCGGCGGCGAACGCATCACCGTGACCGGCGAGGATATCGCCCAGGTGGTGGCAAGCTGGACGGGCATCCCGGTCAAGAAGCTGGCTGAGGAGGAGAGCGAGCGCCTGCTGAAGCTGGAGGAGGTTCTCCACCAGCGGGTCGTCGGCCAGCACGAAGCCGTCGAGGCCGTGGCCCGCGCGGTAAGGCGCGCCCGCTCGGGGCTCAAGGACCCCAAACGGCCGATCGGTTCCTTTATCTTCCTCGGGCCGACCGGCGTCGGCAAGACCGAGCTGGCGAGGGCGTTGGCCGAGGCGCTGTTCGGCGACGAGAACGCCATGATCCGCATGGATATGTCGGAGTACATGGAGAAGCACACCGTCGCCCGCCTTGTGGGCGCGCCCCCCGGCTACGTAGGCTACGACGAGGGCGGCCAGCTTACCGACGCGGTTCGCCGCAAGCCCTTCTCGGTCATCCTCTTCGACGAGATCGAGAAAGCCCATTACGATGTTTTCAACATCCTCCTGCAGATCCTCGAGGACGGGCGGTTGACCGACAGCCACGGCCGTGTGGTCGATTTCAAGAACACCGTTATTATCATGACCTCGAACGCCGGGGCCAAGCATCTCAAGGACAGCGGCACGGTGGGCTTCCTGGCCGGTACCGGCGAGGGCAAGGAAGCGGCCAAGAGCCGGGTCATGGAGGAGGTGCGGCGCACCTTCCGGCCGGAATTCCTCAACAGGGTCGACGAAATCATCGTCTTCAGCAGCCTTAGCGATGAAGAACTGAAAGAGGTCGTGGACATCATGCTGCGGAGCGTGGCCAAGCGGCTCAAGGACAACGATCTCGGCCTGGAGGTGGGCGACAGGGCCAAGACACGCCTGTTGGCCGAGGGCAAGGACTACGCCTACGGGGCACGCCCGTTGCGCCGGGCCATCCAGAAGATGGTCGAGGATGCCATCGCCGAAATGATGCTGAAACGTGAGGCGGCTGCCGGCGACACTGTCGTGGTGGACGCCGACGATAACGGCCAGCTTACTTTCAGCAAAAAAAGCTGA
- a CDS encoding CtsR family transcriptional regulator: MGNLADAIENFILSRLADEEKQVAVLRRNEMADELNCAPSQISYVLSTRFTVERGFIVESRRGSGGFVRIVRIPVRQIVYEDAARQLGEVARADELERTIERLRMYGMLSDREAGIMQHFFQASGDRLDAAEKVRILRSLLRRLTDFE, translated from the coding sequence ATGGGAAATTTGGCAGACGCTATCGAGAATTTTATCCTCAGCCGCCTGGCGGACGAGGAGAAGCAAGTCGCCGTCCTCCGCCGCAACGAAATGGCTGACGAGCTTAATTGCGCCCCGTCGCAGATCAGTTATGTGCTCAGCACCCGTTTTACGGTCGAGCGGGGGTTTATCGTCGAGTCGCGGCGCGGTTCGGGCGGGTTCGTCCGTATCGTCCGCATCCCGGTGCGCCAGATCGTTTATGAGGACGCCGCCCGCCAATTGGGTGAGGTTGCGCGGGCCGACGAGCTCGAACGGACCATCGAGCGGCTGAGGATGTACGGCATGTTGAGCGACAGGGAAGCAGGCATCATGCAGCACTTTTTCCAGGCGTCCGGGGACCGGCTCGACGCTGCCGAGAAGGTCCGGATCCTGCGGTCGCTCTTAAGGCGGCTGACGGATTTCGAGTAA
- a CDS encoding protein arginine kinase produces the protein MTIENLLDKPLSPWMKGGGPDEDIVLSSRVRLARNLEDVPFPGRADGQTLAAVAGEIRKSVGDLGAADKHVYMFVEMDKLPQLERNVLVEKHIISPHHADDDGHRALVVRDDAAVSIMVNEEDHLRIQCLVPGLNLQEAFALANRVDDLLEAKHTFAFHESAGYLTACPTNAGTGMRASVMLHLPALVLTSQINRIVAAATQLGLAVRGLYGEGTEAIGNIFQISNQITLGHSEQDIIDNLQTIARQVVQQERVAREALTKKSADALADRVWRAYGVLCYARSISGQEAMSLLSEVRLGIDLELITGVEAAVFNELLVTTRPNFLQKIAGREEISPGERDRLRAQLIREKLKEGKPDA, from the coding sequence ATGACGATCGAGAATCTGCTGGACAAACCGCTGTCCCCGTGGATGAAGGGCGGGGGGCCTGACGAGGATATCGTCCTTTCCAGCCGCGTCCGCCTGGCCCGCAATCTTGAGGATGTGCCCTTCCCTGGGCGGGCCGACGGCCAGACGCTGGCCGCCGTCGCCGGTGAGATCCGCAAGTCGGTGGGCGATCTCGGCGCCGCCGACAAGCATGTATATATGTTTGTGGAAATGGACAAACTGCCGCAGTTGGAGCGCAACGTGCTGGTGGAGAAGCACATCATCAGCCCGCATCACGCGGACGATGACGGCCATCGCGCCCTCGTCGTGCGCGACGACGCGGCGGTGAGCATCATGGTCAACGAGGAGGATCACCTCAGAATCCAGTGCCTGGTGCCCGGGCTTAACCTTCAGGAGGCGTTCGCGCTGGCCAACCGCGTCGACGATCTGCTGGAAGCCAAACATACCTTCGCGTTCCACGAGAGCGCAGGCTATCTTACCGCCTGCCCGACCAACGCGGGCACGGGCATGCGGGCGTCGGTGATGCTGCATCTGCCGGCGCTGGTTCTCACCAGCCAGATCAACAGGATCGTCGCCGCCGCCACCCAGCTCGGCCTGGCGGTGCGCGGCCTGTACGGCGAGGGCACGGAGGCCATCGGCAACATTTTCCAGATATCCAATCAGATAACCCTTGGCCACAGCGAGCAGGATATAATCGACAACTTGCAAACGATCGCCAGGCAGGTTGTCCAGCAGGAGCGCGTGGCGCGGGAAGCGCTGACGAAGAAGTCGGCGGATGCGCTCGCCGACAGGGTGTGGCGGGCGTACGGCGTTCTCTGCTACGCCCGGAGCATTTCCGGCCAGGAGGCGATGAGCCTGCTGAGCGAGGTGCGGCTGGGCATCGATCTTGAGTTGATTACCGGGGTGGAGGCCGCGGTATTCAACGAACTGCTCGTAACCACCCGCCCTAATTTCCTGCAGAAGATAGCCGGCCGGGAGGAAATTTCCCCCGGCGAGCGCGACCGGCTGCGGGCCCAATTGATAAGAGAGAAGTTGAAGGAGGGTAAACCCGATGCTTAA
- the tnpA gene encoding IS200/IS605 family transposase yields the protein MDTQSLSHSKWRCKYHIVFAPKYRRQVIYGKIKADIGVILRKLCEYKGVEILEANACPDHIHMLVSIPPKISVAYFVGYLKGKSSLMIFDRHANLKYKYGNRQIWCRGYFVDTVGRNKEAIEKYIREQLQEDIVADQLSLKELIDPFTGEPVKRS from the coding sequence ATGGATACTCAAAGTCTATCACACAGCAAATGGCGCTGTAAATACCACATAGTTTTCGCTCCAAAATACAGAAGGCAGGTCATCTACGGCAAAATTAAGGCGGATATAGGGGTGATACTCAGAAAGCTTTGTGAGTATAAAGGGGTAGAAATACTCGAAGCCAATGCATGCCCGGACCACATCCATATGCTAGTAAGCATACCGCCCAAAATCAGTGTAGCGTATTTCGTGGGGTACTTAAAGGGCAAAAGCTCGCTTATGATATTCGATAGGCATGCGAACTTGAAATACAAGTATGGTAATCGACAAATTTGGTGTCGGGGATACTTTGTAGATACAGTAGGGCGAAATAAAGAGGCGATTGAGAAGTATATCAGGGAGCAATTGCAAGAGGATATAGTTGCCGACCAACTGAGCCTTAAAGAATTGATTGACCCGTTCACGGGTGAACCGGTAAAAAGGTCATAA
- a CDS encoding nitronate monooxygenase, whose product MQTKLTSLLGIEYPVLQGAMAWISDARMAAAVSAAGGAGIIATGGREGAWVREQIRLAKSLTDKPFGVNVTLLSPTKDEVIAVICEEKVAFVTIGAGNSVPYFPVFDQAGIKKVPIVPNARLAKRVEASGADAIVIEGMEAGGHIGVLTTMALMTQVIPLVSIPVVAAGGFADGRGLAAALVMGAAGVQIGTRFMVAEECPVHPKFKEKLIASVDTDTVVTGATIGHGVRGLKNKFTEKFLALERSGTPEEELNRLAAGTNRLAAVEGDIENGMVQAGQSLLPLKKIEPVKDIIAAIVAEAGRVLAGAPGLVK is encoded by the coding sequence ATGCAGACCAAGTTGACGTCTTTACTGGGTATCGAGTATCCCGTTTTGCAGGGCGCCATGGCCTGGATTTCCGATGCGCGCATGGCCGCCGCGGTGTCCGCGGCCGGCGGAGCCGGCATAATCGCCACCGGCGGGCGGGAGGGGGCCTGGGTGCGGGAGCAGATCCGCCTGGCCAAGTCACTGACCGACAAGCCGTTCGGCGTTAATGTGACCCTGTTGTCGCCGACGAAGGACGAGGTTATCGCGGTTATCTGCGAAGAGAAGGTGGCGTTCGTAACCATCGGCGCCGGCAATTCGGTGCCGTATTTCCCGGTTTTCGATCAGGCGGGGATCAAGAAAGTGCCGATCGTGCCCAACGCCAGGCTGGCCAAGCGCGTCGAGGCGAGCGGCGCAGACGCGATCGTCATCGAGGGCATGGAGGCGGGCGGCCATATCGGCGTGTTGACGACGATGGCGCTGATGACGCAGGTTATTCCGCTGGTGTCCATCCCCGTCGTCGCCGCCGGCGGCTTCGCCGACGGGCGGGGGCTGGCGGCGGCGCTCGTGATGGGCGCGGCCGGCGTTCAGATCGGCACGCGGTTCATGGTGGCCGAGGAGTGCCCGGTCCATCCGAAGTTCAAGGAGAAGCTCATCGCGTCGGTCGATACCGACACCGTTGTGACCGGCGCGACCATCGGCCATGGGGTGCGCGGCCTCAAGAACAAGTTCACCGAGAAGTTCCTGGCCCTAGAGCGCAGCGGCACCCCGGAAGAGGAGCTCAACCGCCTGGCCGCCGGCACCAACCGCCTGGCGGCGGTGGAGGGCGACATCGAGAACGGCATGGTGCAGGCCGGGCAGAGCCTGCTGCCGCTCAAGAAGATCGAGCCGGTCAAGGATATCATCGCGGCGATCGTCGCCGAGGCCGGCCGCGTGCTGGCCGGGGCGCCCGGGCTGGTGAAGTAG